In a single window of the Terriglobus roseus genome:
- a CDS encoding SDR family oxidoreductase, whose product MKMSNNTILITGGTSGIGYALAAQLLERGNTVLVTGRTEEKLAMVRQSLPGVHTYVSDVGDPAAIRRLYSEVTRAFPSVNILINNAGIGLKRNLNDTTVRLEDLDKEIRTNLTGSIQMIQQFLPQLKSQQTAMIVNVSSGLAFVPLAVKPIYCATKAAVHSYTQSLRVQLKNSSVKVIELAPPAVKTNFNKGQEELNSSSAMDVNEFAKASIRGLERDHEEILPGLSRLARLIGRLAPRAVFMKAEAQRMIAASETEALLSQ is encoded by the coding sequence ATGAAAATGTCTAATAACACGATCCTGATCACAGGCGGCACCAGCGGCATCGGTTACGCGCTCGCCGCGCAGTTGCTTGAGCGCGGAAACACGGTCCTTGTTACCGGAAGAACCGAAGAGAAGCTAGCGATGGTTCGTCAATCGTTGCCCGGTGTCCATACCTATGTAAGCGACGTGGGTGATCCCGCGGCAATCAGGCGGCTCTATTCGGAGGTCACGCGTGCGTTTCCGAGCGTAAATATCCTCATCAATAACGCAGGAATTGGTTTGAAGCGTAACTTGAACGACACGACGGTACGACTGGAAGATCTGGACAAAGAGATTCGAACAAACCTGACCGGTTCCATTCAGATGATTCAGCAATTTCTACCCCAGCTAAAGAGTCAGCAGACAGCGATGATCGTGAACGTCAGTTCGGGGCTTGCGTTCGTTCCACTGGCGGTTAAGCCGATCTACTGCGCAACGAAGGCAGCCGTGCACTCGTACACGCAATCTCTTCGCGTGCAGTTGAAAAACTCGTCGGTCAAGGTAATCGAGCTTGCGCCGCCTGCGGTGAAGACCAACTTCAATAAGGGGCAGGAGGAACTGAATTCGTCTTCTGCCATGGATGTTAACGAATTCGCCAAAGCGTCTATACGCGGGCTGGAACGAGATCACGAAGAGATACTTCCGGGCTTGAGCCGCTTGGCACGTCTGATAGGGCGCCTTGCCCCTCGTGCGGTCTTTATGAAGGCTGAGGCTCAGCGGATGATCGCGGCAAGTGAAACAGAAGCTTTGCTATCACAATAA
- a CDS encoding sugar phosphate isomerase/epimerase family protein codes for MSSYEGMAPDEAIADRRDLTKFGRMMAMDRRRFMSGLGIAAASGSFAPADVLAMKGKQEMETLPALHISEITTKPWSLKQDVGAYQAAGLGIELWESKFSDDDFEREIDWLVQTGISVSSLQPKVLTVFPSMSVAEPKDPTERIKLMCRAIDRFKVVLKGKSIPTNTGADFTGNEDAVWRGSVEAYKRIADYAAERDVKVAFEPLGASLMNRSTTVSNIEVALELLHEVNHPNLGICADAYNLWESSALDQVSLCGDKLFLVHIADWKRPRNFHDRHVPGEGVIPLAGFLQRVEALRYQGPLVVELFSEGVPDSLWKEELTAVVARCKSGVAKAMNSAS; via the coding sequence ATGTCATCTTACGAAGGGATGGCTCCTGATGAAGCCATAGCGGATCGAAGAGATTTGACGAAATTCGGACGGATGATGGCGATGGATCGTCGGCGTTTTATGAGTGGGCTCGGTATCGCTGCGGCCTCTGGATCGTTCGCGCCGGCAGATGTCCTGGCAATGAAAGGAAAACAAGAAATGGAAACGCTCCCAGCACTTCATATCAGCGAGATAACGACGAAACCCTGGTCCCTCAAACAGGATGTCGGGGCGTATCAAGCCGCGGGTTTAGGAATCGAGCTCTGGGAATCCAAGTTCAGCGACGACGACTTTGAGCGAGAGATTGACTGGCTCGTGCAGACCGGGATCTCTGTGAGTTCGTTGCAGCCCAAGGTATTGACCGTGTTTCCTTCCATGTCCGTTGCAGAGCCAAAAGACCCTACCGAGCGGATAAAACTGATGTGCCGCGCGATCGATCGTTTCAAGGTGGTCCTGAAAGGGAAGTCGATCCCGACCAATACTGGTGCCGACTTCACCGGAAATGAAGATGCGGTGTGGCGCGGATCTGTCGAGGCGTATAAGCGCATCGCAGATTATGCTGCGGAGCGCGATGTTAAGGTTGCGTTCGAACCGCTTGGTGCTTCGTTAATGAATCGAAGCACAACAGTCAGCAACATCGAGGTTGCTCTCGAACTCCTGCACGAAGTGAACCATCCCAATCTTGGTATCTGCGCCGACGCTTACAACCTGTGGGAGAGCAGCGCCCTCGACCAGGTATCTCTCTGCGGAGACAAGCTTTTTCTTGTCCACATCGCTGACTGGAAGCGGCCCCGAAACTTTCATGATCGTCACGTCCCGGGCGAAGGTGTGATTCCCCTCGCGGGTTTTCTGCAACGTGTTGAGGCGTTGAGGTACCAAGGCCCACTTGTCGTTGAACTCTTTTCGGAAGGAGTGCCTGACTCACTCTGGAAGGAAGAACTTACTGCTGTCGTCGCGCGCTGCAAGAGCGGCGTAGCCAAAGCAATGAACAGCGCAAGCTGA
- a CDS encoding UbiX family flavin prenyltransferase: MRPIIVGISGATGIAYGVRALSLLRDLGVETHLVISSGAKMTVHETGVTVAEVESLATHVHHHENLGATLSSGSFRTAGMMVMPCSMRSLAAIAHAAPYNLLTRAADVTLKERRRLVLLTREAPLNQAHLQNMLLATQMGAVIYPPVPALYSRPQSIEEMIDYTVMRVFDLFDIEAPVDLPRWAGMASLSTAAIARP; encoded by the coding sequence ATGAGGCCCATCATTGTTGGGATTTCGGGCGCAACCGGGATCGCGTATGGCGTTCGGGCGCTTTCGTTGCTCCGTGATCTTGGAGTGGAGACACACCTGGTGATCTCAAGCGGCGCAAAGATGACCGTGCACGAGACCGGCGTAACCGTAGCCGAGGTCGAGTCGCTCGCGACGCATGTCCATCATCACGAAAACCTTGGTGCAACACTGTCGAGTGGGTCGTTTCGAACGGCAGGCATGATGGTCATGCCGTGCTCGATGCGCAGCCTGGCGGCGATCGCGCATGCTGCACCCTACAACCTGCTGACTCGCGCGGCGGACGTGACGCTGAAGGAGCGGCGCAGGCTTGTCCTGCTGACACGCGAGGCCCCGTTGAATCAGGCGCATTTGCAAAACATGCTCCTCGCGACGCAGATGGGAGCTGTCATCTACCCTCCGGTGCCGGCACTCTACAGCCGCCCTCAAAGCATCGAGGAGATGATCGACTACACGGTCATGCGGGTCTTCGACCTCTTTGATATTGAAGCTCCAGTGGACCTGCCTCGCTGGGCAGGCATGGCCTCCCTCAGCACAGCAGCGATCGCCCGCCCATAA
- a CDS encoding (R)-mandelonitrile lyase yields the protein MKKLLLVTLAPLVFVTGFAQSPAPPDASKSLAISHAGVRPVVDGSPKFFTGTAKVEQLFPASAPSRVSAGIVTFSLGARSAWHTHPFGQVLIITAGTGRVQMEGGPIQVVRAGDVVTIPAHVKHWHGAAPDASMSHIAIQDNLDGNAVDWLEQVTDKQYSGSK from the coding sequence ATGAAAAAACTTCTTCTCGTGACGCTCGCACCGCTCGTGTTCGTCACAGGATTTGCTCAGAGTCCGGCGCCGCCTGACGCTTCAAAGAGTCTTGCCATTAGCCATGCCGGCGTGCGGCCAGTGGTCGATGGCTCACCAAAGTTCTTTACCGGCACCGCGAAGGTCGAGCAGTTGTTCCCTGCGAGTGCACCTTCGCGTGTCTCTGCCGGGATCGTGACCTTCTCCCTTGGGGCCCGAAGCGCATGGCACACGCATCCCTTTGGTCAGGTTCTCATCATCACGGCTGGAACCGGGCGTGTCCAGATGGAGGGAGGTCCAATCCAGGTTGTACGTGCTGGCGATGTCGTCACGATCCCAGCCCATGTGAAGCACTGGCATGGCGCTGCTCCTGACGCCTCGATGTCGCACATCGCAATTCAGGACAACCTGGATGGCAACGCGGTGGATTGGCTGGAGCAAGTAACGGATAAGCAATACAGCGGGAGCAAGTAG
- a CDS encoding carboxymuconolactone decarboxylase family protein: protein MRPITFRDVAAETVGAPTDVGRRSLIKTGLAASVVSLWQVEPIWTLENGMSNDKKHVALPGALTISDVQAVSPALAHYTEGPLLNGLWKRPELSLRDRSVVTVATLIARIQSIEMPHHFTLALDNGVKPAELSEIITHLAFYGGWPNAMSAVAIAKDIFHARGIGFDQLPPAQGKMLPLNEEAEKQRATQVGNNFGATSPGLVQNTTDLLFRDLWLRPALAPRDRSLVTVSALIANGQTAQITYHLGRAMDNGLTQEQASEVLTHIAFYAGWPCAFSALAVVKDVFEKRQK from the coding sequence ATGCGTCCGATCACATTTCGTGATGTGGCAGCAGAAACAGTTGGAGCGCCGACGGATGTTGGAAGGCGCTCCCTCATCAAGACTGGGCTGGCAGCGAGCGTTGTTTCGCTGTGGCAGGTCGAACCCATCTGGACCCTGGAGAATGGCATGTCCAACGATAAGAAGCACGTCGCACTGCCCGGTGCCCTGACGATCAGCGATGTGCAGGCTGTATCGCCGGCACTGGCTCATTACACGGAAGGCCCACTGCTGAATGGCTTGTGGAAGCGCCCCGAGCTTTCACTGCGTGACCGCAGCGTCGTCACGGTGGCGACCCTGATCGCTCGTATCCAGTCCATCGAGATGCCGCACCACTTCACGCTCGCGCTTGATAACGGTGTGAAGCCTGCAGAGCTTTCCGAGATCATCACGCACCTGGCCTTCTATGGGGGTTGGCCGAATGCGATGTCGGCAGTCGCGATCGCAAAGGACATCTTCCATGCCCGCGGCATCGGTTTCGATCAGCTTCCACCAGCGCAGGGCAAGATGCTGCCCCTCAACGAGGAAGCAGAGAAGCAGCGCGCAACGCAGGTTGGGAATAACTTCGGTGCGACCTCGCCTGGTCTTGTGCAGAACACAACGGATCTGCTCTTCCGGGACTTGTGGCTTCGACCTGCTCTTGCGCCGCGTGATCGCAGCCTGGTGACTGTCAGCGCACTCATCGCAAATGGTCAAACGGCGCAGATTACGTATCACCTTGGTCGCGCAATGGACAACGGTTTGACGCAGGAGCAGGCCTCGGAAGTGCTGACACACATTGCGTTCTACGCAGGATGGCCATGCGCCTTTTCCGCGCTGGCTGTGGTGAAGGACGTCTTCGAAAAGCGTCAGAAATAG
- a CDS encoding (R)-mandelonitrile lyase, which translates to MDSLFPADGGRNSNGGVVTFEPGARTRWHTHPAGQTIIITQGLGFVQREGGSIEQVRPGDVVFFEVGEKHWHGASAQVGMTHIAITEVLDGKAVDWLEPVTDEQYTK; encoded by the coding sequence GTGGACTCACTCTTCCCCGCGGATGGCGGCCGTAACTCGAACGGCGGCGTCGTCACCTTCGAACCGGGCGCACGTACCCGCTGGCACACACACCCTGCAGGTCAAACGATCATCATCACGCAGGGACTCGGATTCGTTCAGCGTGAAGGTGGCTCGATCGAGCAGGTAAGGCCTGGGGATGTTGTCTTTTTTGAGGTCGGCGAGAAGCATTGGCACGGTGCCTCCGCTCAAGTTGGCATGACGCACATCGCCATCACGGAAGTGCTCGACGGCAAGGCAGTCGACTGGCTTGAACCCGTCACAGACGAACAGTACACGAAGTGA
- a CDS encoding shikimate dehydrogenase family protein, with translation MFESLSGETHLYPILGDPIGFVKSPQRLTAKFAERHHNGACVPMLVPEGTLGDLLRGLAPVSNVRGLLVTMPHKGTMFQHCATFSETSKLLGVVSIVRRNDDGSWHGDMLDGLAFVEAQKKAGAKIEGARVLQIGAGAAGSAIAAALLDAGTRELILHDVDTEKAEGLVRLLARRGHLASGRPDPTGFDLVINTTPMGMHAEDPLPVSSKLLTASMFVGDVVAGHGQTPLLKAAQAVGCKTADGSGMVDAGLDLMLDFLLGRR, from the coding sequence GTGTTCGAATCACTGAGTGGCGAAACACATTTGTACCCAATTCTTGGCGATCCCATCGGCTTTGTGAAGTCACCTCAGCGCCTTACCGCGAAGTTTGCGGAGCGCCATCACAATGGCGCCTGCGTGCCCATGCTCGTCCCGGAGGGGACACTCGGCGACCTGCTGCGCGGACTGGCCCCCGTTTCCAATGTGCGGGGGCTACTCGTGACCATGCCGCACAAGGGCACTATGTTTCAACACTGCGCGACGTTCTCTGAGACTTCAAAGTTGTTGGGCGTGGTCAGCATTGTTCGGCGTAACGATGACGGTTCGTGGCATGGTGACATGCTTGATGGCCTGGCGTTCGTCGAGGCTCAAAAAAAGGCTGGGGCAAAGATCGAGGGTGCACGAGTTCTCCAGATTGGAGCAGGAGCGGCCGGTAGCGCCATCGCGGCTGCGTTGCTGGATGCGGGGACTCGAGAGTTGATCCTTCATGATGTCGATACCGAGAAGGCTGAGGGATTAGTGCGGCTGTTGGCCCGTCGCGGTCATCTGGCCTCCGGCCGGCCTGATCCCACAGGCTTCGACCTGGTCATCAATACGACGCCGATGGGAATGCATGCGGAAGACCCATTGCCTGTTTCGAGTAAGCTACTCACCGCGTCTATGTTTGTTGGAGATGTGGTCGCGGGACATGGACAAACGCCGCTCTTGAAAGCCGCTCAAGCCGTCGGCTGTAAGACAGCCGACGGCTCCGGGATGGTCGATGCGGGATTGGATCTGATGCTTGACTTTCTTCTGGGCAGGCGATGA
- a CDS encoding TetR/AcrR family transcriptional regulator produces MPRPRSDDKRNRILGAAIRVIVTEGLRAPTMGIAREAGIANGSLFTYFETKSELFNELYLELKQEMASVAMRDFPKDAELRAQFFHIWRNWGEWALRFPEKRKALAQLSVSDEITPETRATGHTTMAAIGELLQRVRSAGSMRKVPMGFVVALMNSVADATMDQMIQDPGHAKAHCNNGVEALWRMVS; encoded by the coding sequence ATGCCAAGACCTCGCAGCGACGACAAACGGAATCGAATTCTGGGGGCGGCAATTCGGGTCATCGTGACTGAAGGACTGAGGGCGCCCACAATGGGCATCGCGAGGGAAGCTGGCATCGCGAACGGTTCACTTTTTACCTATTTTGAAACGAAATCGGAGCTCTTCAACGAGCTCTACCTTGAGTTGAAACAGGAGATGGCGTCAGTTGCCATGAGGGATTTCCCAAAGGATGCGGAGCTTCGAGCGCAGTTCTTCCACATCTGGCGCAACTGGGGTGAATGGGCGCTTCGCTTTCCCGAGAAACGGAAAGCATTAGCTCAACTCTCTGTATCCGATGAGATAACGCCGGAGACGCGGGCAACTGGACACACAACGATGGCTGCGATTGGTGAGTTGCTGCAGCGTGTACGCAGTGCCGGCTCCATGCGCAAGGTACCGATGGGATTTGTTGTTGCACTTATGAACTCGGTGGCGGACGCAACCATGGATCAGATGATCCAGGATCCTGGCCATGCAAAGGCTCATTGCAATAACGGGGTAGAGGCCTTGTGGAGGATGGTCTCCTAA
- a CDS encoding LysR family transcriptional regulator: MELRHVRAFIALSEELHFGRTATRLHLAQPALSQQIRQLEEELGSALFWRNSHQVALSQAGKTFLPRAREAVEALSAGALELQGVEAGNTGTVNIGFISTAALTLIPLLLRKVRKAYPEIEVNLQEADASQQTVALLREEIDVGLMHVRPADSALIGQAVENNEMVLAFSSRDPRAQDETVSLRAFAKEIFIIPEKLEHDDFRELALSMCKKAGFQPQRTQQVRMLQTALPLIGAGGGCAIMPANFRTIRPTGVVMKSLKGEPQQLSIHAVHRRSERSRLVRNVTDILTEIAS; the protein is encoded by the coding sequence ATGGAACTTCGACATGTTCGCGCTTTCATCGCGCTTTCAGAGGAATTGCACTTTGGAAGAACCGCAACACGCCTTCACCTGGCGCAGCCCGCATTGAGCCAACAGATTCGTCAGCTTGAAGAGGAGCTCGGATCAGCCCTGTTTTGGCGAAACAGTCATCAGGTCGCGTTGTCGCAGGCGGGAAAAACCTTCCTGCCGCGAGCGCGAGAAGCAGTCGAGGCACTCTCTGCAGGCGCACTCGAGTTGCAAGGTGTGGAGGCTGGAAATACCGGTACCGTCAATATCGGATTCATCAGTACGGCAGCGCTCACACTCATACCTCTGTTGCTTCGGAAGGTGAGAAAGGCCTATCCGGAAATTGAGGTGAACTTGCAGGAAGCAGATGCTTCGCAACAAACGGTGGCTCTGCTTCGAGAAGAGATCGACGTCGGATTGATGCACGTTCGACCCGCGGATTCAGCACTCATCGGCCAGGCGGTCGAGAACAACGAAATGGTACTTGCCTTCAGTTCCAGAGATCCGCGAGCTCAGGATGAGACAGTCAGCTTACGCGCCTTCGCAAAAGAGATCTTCATCATCCCGGAGAAGCTTGAGCACGACGACTTCCGTGAACTCGCGCTTTCCATGTGCAAGAAAGCCGGATTCCAGCCGCAACGTACTCAGCAAGTCCGGATGCTGCAAACAGCCCTCCCGCTAATAGGAGCGGGCGGTGGGTGTGCCATTATGCCAGCAAATTTCAGGACCATTCGCCCAACCGGAGTTGTGATGAAATCCCTCAAAGGCGAACCGCAGCAACTCTCGATCCACGCTGTTCATCGGCGTTCGGAACGGTCCCGTCTGGTCCGGAACGTCACCGACATTCTCACTGAGATAGCATCCTGA
- a CDS encoding DUF2255 family protein, translating into MLGRENDFTRSRPTDDLHVAPFREDGVTTGTLTWIWSVVVDGELYVRAYNGTSSRWYQAAEKQKAGQITAAGKTNDVTFELVDGEINDQIDAAYRSKYASSKYLNPMVGDRARAATVRILPKP; encoded by the coding sequence GTGCTTGGAAGAGAGAACGACTTCACGAGATCGCGGCCGACAGATGACCTGCATGTCGCTCCGTTCCGCGAGGACGGCGTAACAACTGGCACGCTTACATGGATTTGGTCTGTGGTGGTCGATGGCGAGTTGTATGTGCGGGCCTATAACGGCACATCGTCACGCTGGTATCAAGCGGCAGAGAAACAAAAGGCTGGACAGATCACCGCGGCAGGCAAGACCAACGATGTCACGTTCGAGCTGGTAGATGGTGAGATCAACGATCAGATCGACGCTGCGTATCGCTCGAAGTACGCGTCCAGCAAATACTTGAACCCGATGGTCGGTGATCGCGCTCGTGCGGCTACGGTGCGTATCCTGCCGAAACCCTAG
- a CDS encoding aldo/keto reductase — MQYAYLGRTGLQVSRLGLGTMNFGMVTDEATSFEIMDEALKQGIIHFDTADVYGGPQKPDIEKGYGVSEEIIGRWLAQGGRREHIVLATKVYQPMDFGPNDRKLSAYHIRRACEDSLRRLQTDHIDLYQMHHIDRRTPWEEIWQAMELLVQQGKVLYVGSSNFAGWDIATAQGEAKARHFMGLASEQSLYNLTARTIELEVIPACKHYGLGLFPWSPLGSGLLGGALQKAKEGRLSSKSKEIEKLRPQLEAYENLCRELGEKPSDVAMAWLLHNPAVTAPIMGPRTKEQLTEGLHALDVKLSEDTLKRLDEIWPGPGGEAPQAYAW; from the coding sequence ATGCAGTATGCGTATCTAGGAAGAACAGGTTTACAGGTCAGCCGGCTCGGACTTGGAACAATGAACTTCGGCATGGTGACCGATGAAGCGACAAGCTTCGAGATCATGGACGAGGCCCTAAAGCAGGGCATCATTCACTTCGATACAGCGGATGTCTACGGCGGTCCACAGAAGCCTGACATCGAGAAAGGCTATGGCGTGTCCGAGGAGATCATCGGACGGTGGCTCGCCCAGGGTGGACGACGGGAGCATATCGTTCTTGCCACCAAGGTGTATCAACCGATGGACTTTGGGCCGAATGATCGCAAGCTCTCTGCGTACCATATCCGGAGGGCCTGTGAAGACAGCCTTCGCCGTCTGCAGACAGATCATATCGACCTGTACCAGATGCACCACATCGATCGCCGCACACCGTGGGAAGAGATCTGGCAGGCAATGGAACTGCTGGTGCAGCAAGGCAAGGTGCTCTATGTCGGCAGCAGCAACTTTGCGGGTTGGGACATTGCGACGGCTCAGGGCGAAGCAAAGGCCCGGCACTTCATGGGACTCGCGTCGGAGCAGAGCCTTTACAACCTGACGGCTCGCACGATCGAGCTGGAAGTGATCCCTGCCTGCAAACACTACGGGCTCGGTCTTTTCCCATGGAGCCCTCTCGGAAGCGGCTTGCTCGGCGGCGCACTGCAGAAGGCTAAGGAAGGCCGGCTCTCATCGAAGAGCAAAGAAATCGAGAAGCTGCGCCCACAGTTGGAGGCGTACGAAAACCTCTGCAGAGAGCTTGGAGAGAAGCCTTCGGATGTGGCGATGGCCTGGTTGCTGCATAATCCTGCGGTGACCGCTCCCATCATGGGACCACGAACGAAAGAGCAGCTAACCGAGGGACTTCACGCGCTGGACGTCAAGCTCTCCGAAGACACGCTCAAGCGCCTCGATGAGATCTGGCCCGGCCCGGGCGGAGAAGCTCCCCAGGCGTACGCCTGGTAA
- a CDS encoding shikimate dehydrogenase translates to MQSNKAMAGLIGYGIQGSSSPQIHEEEAAALGFDLVYRIIDFEQPKREASFLPALLQSAESIGFAGLNVTHPYKEDAYKQVDTLSKEAEEIGSINTIVFRDGKRYGDNTDWSGFSENLRSTLPDVDLSTVALIGTGGAGLAVAYGLLKLGTKDLRLFDTDHVRASKLQQHLAKNFSDRKIAVSKSPAEALDEVNGLVNATPVGMEGHDGMPVEENLLQSTMWVADIVWFPLETQLLKTARELGCKVCGGGGMAVRQAALSFKQFFQTEPDVDRMLKRFVEATKKA, encoded by the coding sequence ATGCAGTCAAACAAAGCAATGGCAGGACTGATCGGGTACGGAATTCAAGGCTCTTCTTCACCTCAGATCCACGAGGAAGAGGCGGCCGCTCTGGGCTTCGACCTTGTCTACCGCATTATCGATTTCGAGCAGCCTAAGCGTGAGGCGTCATTCCTGCCTGCTCTTCTTCAATCTGCCGAATCGATCGGCTTCGCGGGCCTCAACGTAACGCACCCATACAAGGAAGATGCGTATAAGCAGGTCGATACCCTGTCGAAGGAAGCGGAAGAGATCGGATCCATCAATACGATCGTCTTCCGTGATGGAAAGCGTTACGGGGACAACACGGATTGGTCCGGATTTTCTGAGAATCTTCGGTCTACGCTGCCGGATGTTGACCTAAGCACGGTTGCGCTAATCGGTACAGGAGGAGCAGGGCTTGCCGTCGCATATGGCCTGCTGAAGCTTGGTACCAAAGATCTTCGACTATTCGATACCGACCACGTACGAGCCAGCAAGCTACAGCAGCATCTGGCGAAGAACTTTTCTGACCGGAAGATCGCGGTGAGCAAATCACCGGCTGAGGCTCTCGACGAAGTGAACGGTTTGGTGAACGCCACACCAGTTGGAATGGAGGGGCATGACGGTATGCCAGTGGAAGAAAACCTTCTTCAGTCCACCATGTGGGTCGCAGATATCGTTTGGTTCCCGCTGGAAACGCAGCTACTAAAGACCGCTCGTGAACTAGGCTGCAAGGTATGCGGCGGCGGCGGAATGGCGGTGCGGCAGGCAGCCTTGAGCTTTAAGCAGTTCTTCCAGACTGAGCCTGATGTGGATCGTATGTTGAAGCGCTTTGTGGAAGCTACGAAGAAAGCCTAA
- a CDS encoding UbiD family decarboxylase, which produces MTEKQNLSPEEQESPINDLRSALDRLRKYPGQLIETDHIVDPQGELAGVYKRIGAAGTVVRPTQTGPAMIFNNVKDYPGSSVLVGLLASRERTGILLDAPKEKLTEKLFDAINHGIDPVQAGPEDAKCQELVYRATDPDFDLRRILPAPTNTDHDAGPYFCMGLVLASDPELGTNVTIHRLCVQGKDKMTIFFAPGRIIDIFRQRQEANGKELEVTINMGLDPAIYIGAEFEMPTVPVGYNELRMAGGLRQEPVKLVKGVTVQADAIAYAEIIIEGKILPNVREAEDQNTHTGFAMPEFPGYNGVAAESLPVIQVTAITTRRNPILQTLVGPGEEHVSLAGLPTEGSIYDICHKAMPGFVTGVYCHPAGGGKFLGILRCRKTSAYDDGRARQAALLAFGTYSEMKNIILIDEDVDMFETDDVLWAMTTRMQGSKDILVVPGVSCHVLDPSQTPEYDPTLPAKGVTSKTIYDATKPFHMRDKFERAQFRDVDPRPFAPELNLRYP; this is translated from the coding sequence ATGACTGAGAAACAGAATCTATCTCCCGAAGAACAGGAAAGCCCCATCAACGATCTGCGCTCAGCACTGGATCGTCTTCGCAAGTATCCGGGACAGTTGATCGAGACGGATCACATCGTCGACCCGCAGGGCGAACTGGCTGGTGTTTACAAACGCATTGGTGCAGCCGGAACCGTGGTTCGGCCAACGCAGACCGGGCCGGCGATGATCTTCAACAATGTCAAAGATTATCCGGGATCGAGCGTGCTTGTAGGCCTTCTGGCAAGCCGTGAGAGAACAGGCATCCTTCTCGATGCACCTAAAGAGAAACTCACCGAGAAGCTGTTCGACGCGATCAATCACGGCATCGATCCCGTTCAGGCTGGGCCCGAGGACGCCAAGTGTCAGGAACTTGTGTACCGGGCTACCGACCCGGACTTTGATCTGCGCAGGATCCTCCCGGCTCCTACCAATACCGATCATGATGCGGGACCGTACTTCTGCATGGGTCTAGTTCTTGCGAGCGATCCCGAACTCGGGACGAACGTGACGATCCACCGCCTCTGCGTCCAGGGCAAGGACAAGATGACGATCTTCTTCGCGCCCGGTCGGATCATCGATATTTTCCGTCAACGTCAGGAAGCCAATGGCAAGGAACTGGAAGTAACGATCAACATGGGCCTTGATCCAGCGATCTACATCGGCGCTGAATTCGAAATGCCGACCGTGCCGGTGGGATACAACGAACTTCGGATGGCGGGCGGTCTCCGCCAAGAGCCTGTGAAGCTGGTGAAAGGTGTGACGGTGCAGGCCGATGCGATTGCCTACGCAGAGATCATCATTGAAGGAAAGATTCTTCCCAATGTCCGAGAAGCGGAGGATCAGAACACGCACACAGGGTTCGCCATGCCAGAGTTCCCGGGATACAACGGGGTCGCGGCTGAGTCGCTTCCGGTGATCCAAGTCACGGCCATTACGACGCGCAGGAACCCGATTCTCCAGACTCTTGTAGGTCCCGGCGAAGAGCACGTTTCGCTCGCTGGCCTGCCGACCGAGGGCAGCATCTATGACATCTGTCACAAGGCGATGCCCGGATTCGTGACCGGCGTGTACTGCCATCCTGCTGGTGGAGGAAAGTTTCTTGGCATACTTCGTTGCAGGAAGACTTCGGCTTATGACGATGGCCGCGCGCGTCAGGCTGCGCTACTGGCCTTCGGAACTTACTCCGAGATGAAGAACATTATTCTCATTGATGAAGACGTCGACATGTTCGAGACCGACGATGTGCTGTGGGCAATGACCACACGCATGCAAGGCAGTAAGGACATCCTTGTTGTCCCCGGCGTAAGCTGCCATGTCCTGGATCCATCGCAGACTCCTGAGTACGATCCGACGCTACCCGCGAAGGGGGTCACCTCAAAGACAATCTACGACGCGACCAAGCCGTTCCACATGCGGGACAAGTTTGAACGCGCACAGTTTCGTGATGTGGATCCGCGGCCCTTCGCTCCGGAGTTGAACCTTCGTTATCCATGA